In Indicator indicator isolate 239-I01 chromosome 20, UM_Iind_1.1, whole genome shotgun sequence, a genomic segment contains:
- the ZNF438 gene encoding zinc finger protein 438, which translates to MQNPLTFSAGGGFLHANPAEKHCVRQSMLGQHNQETCAGKTVSTDKHKSASDIIQSFQKRSQFRTIAPKMVPKLLTSGVVSCLQSSLPEQNTPISAASSKPLVVPTQNYAVMQVAGHEGTFSLFALPYVAPALTQQVQQSSMTPSENLKLPIPRYQSIRSKLLSDKKPAQTSMLGAHNKIPTKASISSQTSHMTTLTEDCPETHSSDSTEQAMLTEHDSAKITVTTSVNKSNCVESGSPLVKKTETANSNSSGPSVAKESLSKPASPFNATKRRLRSAKAASESTRESCMMSEKLQESPTNSANSVAVLSPAVFGSTIQMTPSTPKGKLPILPYQRVKTSVFCKSRKNTDVTDVPGPSLRSECEKTPTLTRADHVPTEASDMPSAVPSTQVPSQTTREGNFSPSNKVDADGVKKLSSAASKRRSRRRAADDVLAFQTKRRKCIIGKFREGRERLKADLQPPEDKKAEAVKKYRSIRPKPVVVVQAFAPLSSAAIVEAASPDHLDQDRFLNTSLPNKYLNSKHSDAASVESSDLSSSASSTLPKPSHKCLICNHIFQFKHHLQDHMNTHTNRRPYSCRVCRKAYIHSGSLSTHMKLHHNEGKPRKLVCCEFCAKVFGHAKVYFGHLREVHRVVINTEPSTSEHQLQDALKKRGTNMRETEEVTERGNKCNLEDLFHNPGEVKLQIKCGRCQFIAQSFGEMKFHLLCSHGEEIQGRVKEGSLQGSRGSKGELIKHTTHFWKQCCERRHLAKGSAYEEEFYAFPKLKRQIYFHHQNNVNMLSKSELTPSQSSEAAKEMQNVALGTPSRKPEMWSRAGYNCILCKQLFGRQEDLCHHWQSHHNCEDPSTLWTIFSFLSKQGVIEFYSNSEYGSSAL; encoded by the exons ATGCAGAATCCTTTAACTTTTTCTGCAG GTGGTGGTTTTTTGCATGCTAATCCTGCAGAGAAACATTGTGTCCGACAAAGTATGCTGGGTCAGCACAACCAAGAAACTTGTGCTGGAAAGACAGTATCCACAG ATAAACATAAATCCGCTTCAGATATAATACAGAGTTTTCAGAAGAGAAGTCAGTTTAGGACCATTGCTCCAAAAATGGTACCAAAACTTTTAACATCTGGAGTAGTCTCTTGTCTTCAGTCGTCTTTGCCTGAGCAAAACACACCAATTTCAGCTGCAAGTTCTAAGCCACTGGTGGTACCAACTCAAAACTATGCTGTCATGCAGGTGGCTGGTCATGAGGGgactttttctttgtttgcctTGCCTTATGTTGCCCCTGCCCTAACACAGCAAGTTCAGCAGTCAAGTATGACCCCTTCTGAAAACCTAAAGCTGCCTATCCCTAGGTACCAATCCATAAGAAGTAAATTGCTGAGTGACAAAAAGCCAGCACAAACCTCTATGCTGGGTGCACATAACAAGATTCCTACCAAAGCATCGATCTCATCACAGACTTCCCACATGACTACTTTAACTGAAGACTGTCCTGAAACTCATAGTTCAGATTCAACCGAGCAAGCAATGCTAACAGAGCATGACTCAGCTAAAATTACAGTTACCACATCAGTAAATAAAAGCAATTGTGTGGAATCTGGGTCTCCTTTGGTGAAGAAAACTGAAACTGCCAACAGTAATTCTTCTGGACCATCTGTAGCTAAAGAGTCTTTATCCAAGCCTGCAAGTCCATTTAATGCCACGAAACGACGTCTACGCTCAGCAAAGGCAGCATCTGAAAGCACAAGAGAGTCATGCATGATGTCTGAGAAACTGCAGGAAAGCCCCACAAATTCTGCAAATTCTGTTGCTGTCCTGTCACCAGCAGTTTTTGGCAGTACAATACAGATGACTCCATCAACACCTAAGGGAAAACTTCCTATTTTGCCTTACCAAAGGGTGAAAACTTCAGTGTTCTGTAAATCTAGAAAGAATACTGATGTTACAGATGTGCCTGGTCCTTCACTAAGATCTGAGTGTGAGAAGACACCAACTTTGACAAGAGCTGATCATGTTCCTACTGAAGCATCTGATATGCCATCAGCTGTACCTTCTACACAAGTCCCCAGTCAAACCACTCGAGAAGGTAACTTCTCCCCATCCAATAAAGTGGACGCTGACGGTGTTAAAAAATTGAGCAGTGCAGCCTCTaaaagaaggagcaggagaagagccGCAGATGATGTATTGGCTTTTCAGACCAAGCGAAGGAAATGTATCATTGGTAAGttcagggaaggaagagagaggctgAAGGCTGATCTTCAGCCACCTGAAGACAaaaaagcagaggcagtgaAAAAATACCGCAGCATTAGACCAAAACCAGTGGTAGTTGTGCAGGCTTTTGCCccgctcagctctgcagcaatcGTAGAGGCAGCATCTCCTGACCACTTAGACCAAGATCGCTTCTTAAACACTTCGCTTCCCAACAAATATTTAAATTCCAAGCACAGCGATGCTGCGTCGGTTGAATCAAGTGATCTAAGTAGCAGTGCCAGTTCAACCTTACCTAAGCCATCCCATAAATGTCTCATTTGTAACCACATCTTCCAGTTCAAACACCATCTTCAGGACCACATGAACACGCACACAAACCGACGGCCCTACAGCTGTCGCGTTTGCCGCAAAGCCTACATTCATTCCGGGAGCCTCAGCACCCACATGAAACTTCATCACAACGAGGGCAAACCCAGGAAGCTTGTGTGCTGTGAATTCTGTGCTAAAGTTTTTGGCCATGCAAAGGTGTATTTTGGCCACCTCAGAGAAGTGCATAGGGTTGTTATCAACACAGAGCCTTCTACTAGCGAGCACCAGCTACAAGATGCTTTAAAGAAGAGAGGCACAAACAtgagagagacagaagaagTAACAGAGAG gggAAATAAGTGCAATTTGGAGGACCTATTCCATAACCCAGGAGAAGTGAAATTGCAGATAAAATGTGGTCGATGCCAGTTTATTGCACAGTCCTTTGGTGAAATGAAGTTTCATTTATTGTGCTCTCATGGAGAAGAGATCCAGGGACGAGTAAAGGAAGGGAGTTTGCAAGGAAGCAGAGGATCTAAGGGGGAACTGATCAAACATACAACCCACTTCTGGAAACAGTGCTGTGAGAGGAGGCATTTAGCCAAGGGCAGTGCctatgaggaagaattttatGCTTTCCCAAAACTGAAAAGACAGATATACTTTCACCATCAAAATAATGTCAATATGTTATCTAAAAGTGAACTGACTCCGTCACAAAGCAGCGAAGCAGCCAAAGAGATGCAAAATGTAGCTTTGGGTACACCAAGCAGAAAACCAGAGATGTGGTCTAGAGCAGGCTATAACTGCATTTTGTGCAAACAGTTGTTTGGAAGACAAGAGGATCTTTGTCACCACTGGCAGAGTCATCATAACTGTGAAGACCCTTCCACTTTATGGACAATTTTTAGTTTTTTATCCAAACAAGGAGTTATTGAATTTTATAGTAATAGTGAATATGGAAGCTCAGCTCTCTAA